AGTTTACCCCGCAGAATAACTCACCGCGGACCGTGACTTCTATTTAGCAACACTGGCAATGACTTCCTCGCTGTTTTGAAGCTATTACTTGCTTTGATGTCCATTATCATTGTGGCTCTTTTGTTATGAAAAGATTTCCGCAGCCCCGGACCTTTTTCCATCCTCTTGTTTCAATCACACCAGATTATTTAAGCTCTTGTCGCTGATCAACGGAAATAGACTCTTCCGTTTCTACAAACGTATCTAAAGTAAGTACAAATATAGAGCGAAGAATAGAGGGTTGGATGCTTGTCCAAAGCCCGTACAGAACCCCATTTTGCCACCACCGCTgtgtagctgctgctgttttagtGGACTGGATTGGGGAACTGTGCGTTCTCAACAAAACGTGCGATAGGTCATTAAGATAAAATACCCACCTGTcgttttatttgattttgtttgattcaAAGCTTATTTAGATCATTTCGAGCTGCAGGAGGACTAGGAACATAACATGGCGCCGAAAACAGCTAGAGGCTACTCAGCGCTGCTGCCAAAAAAGTGACTCACGCTCAGGATGACACTTAATCATGGCAGCATAGACATTATTCAGTGCTAACGACCAAATGTATCATTAACTGTCTCACCTGTGAAAATTCCACCGGTGAACCGGTGAATTCTGGATGACTCCTAAAGTTGTATGTGATTTGGGCTGAGattgttgtaatttaattttagaaaCGCACCACTTGTTGCAGGGCTGTTATACTGGACTAGATTGTGCAGGTGTTCATCCAGCCACAATCTTTAATAGAAGTCTCCGGTTCCTCCAGAGGAGCCTGTTGTTGCGCAGAAAGTACAACGAGATGTTCAAAATGTTAAACGTGTACGCTCGTTCGTATTCACTCCACTGAACTCGGTGTGAAATCCCGACCTCATCACAAAAAGCCACAATCTCTCGcacaaaatgcataaaatcagatATTGAACCCTGGTAATCCAccatgatttgtttgttttttagtagtagcatcagtagcagtagtagcagtagtagtagcagtagcagtagtagtagtatcagtagtagcagtagtagtagtagtagtagtagtagtagtagcagcagcagtagcagtagtagtagtagtagcagcagtagtagcagcagcagtagtagcagtagtagtagtagtagcagcagtagtagcagtagtagcagtagcagtatcagtagtagtaacagtatcagtagtagtagtagtagtatcagtagcagtagcagtatcagtagtaaaaacagtatcagtagtagtagtagtatcagtagtagtagtatcagtagcagcagtatcagtagtagtaacagtatcagtagtagtagtagtagtagtagtagtagtactatcagtagtagcagtagtaacagtagtagcagtatcagtagtagtactagtagtagtagcagtagcagtaatagtatGTCTTCAGTGCAGAAATTGCAAAAAAGAATACATCTCTATCCATGGGAACTCTTTTATAATGTGACAGCAATTAATGAGTTAACATGTCTCCCCTGGTTGATGTAACCTGGTACCaggtgttttttgttcttctttttctagtTATACAACACGCTGGTTCTGgtaaataaattaagtaatGAGGAACCAGTTCCAATAAATATTTAAGTCCTGTGACTAAAGAAGCGTCTGTGGCACGTTTCTGAGAAGAgatgtattattttcatttattttacgAGTGACAACAGACAGCTGATGGGTATGAGGAAGCAAATACACGCACTCATTGAAGCCGGTGAAAACACACCCACAGGTGAAGCCGTAGCGTCACTATTTCCTTGTCACAAGCGTATAAATTACAGCATCTGCAGTCAGTGAAGACAGACTCCTCACGGGTTAGACAACACTGTCAGACACTAAGACAGCACCTCGTCCTAGAACACATCATGTGGACCGTCATCGTGGTTTTCGTGCTTCTGACTGGTAAGGCCATCAAGAACGTTCTAAGACAGTGTGTGGACCTTTTGTAAAGATTGAAGCTGTTTGCATTATGTTGTTGACGATGGTGACGATACCGATTATTCATTcaattaaaatccattttgtCTCCAGCTGGAAACAGAGCACAGAACTATGACAACAATCTGGAAGGCATTTTGTTTCGTCTTTGTCCAGATAAACACGCTGTGTCTCAGATTAAAAGGTGAGTTGCATAGGAATATAttcgtatatatatatatttcactGGTACTTCTGATCCTTCAATCAAACCGCTTTGATTTATGTCACAGCTCCCACACTGACAATGATCGCCAGTGGAAGATTGAATGCAAGCCTTTAGACGCTACATTAAAATGCTCCTGGTCGGGTTTCTACAAATCATATGAGCAAGAACTGAGCTTCAACTGCCCGGCCAATCACGTGGTTGCTGGCGTTTTCAGCGATTACAACAACGCATACGGAGACAGAAGGTGAGTGGCATGTTGAAATTATACGTTCGAATTTCAACGGTACAGTAAACTGATTGATGGCAAATTGATTTAGGGAATCTGGGATAACGATgagttcattttcaaacacGTATCTTTACTTGTTGGTTGTTTTCCATTTGTAAATGAATgcaatcaattaatcgatttaCATTTTAACGTACTTTTACAAACGTCTACATTTTGAACAAAGGTGTCTCACACAAGGTTCGAGAACATGGCTTTTTGACTGAGACAGAAACTTTACAGGCTTCCAGACATAATGAGAGTCGAAAATCAATTTGCACAAAGTTTAGTCACCTTTGTTTCATCATTTCAGGAACTACTGATGCCgtttttaatgcaaattgtGCCTCTGCTCTTTACAGTCTTATCATTGTCAAGTGTCaccactttttttaaatgttaaagtcTCAATCACTACAGAGGAGCAGCCTAATTAAACATGTGTAATTGTTTGCTTTATCTGATATTGCTTAAGATGGAATTTCTACTGCTGCACTGCTCCAAAACTGATCACATTTGAATGCCGGGAAACCCCAAAGGTCAACTACTGGAATGAAGACTTCAACTGGTGGGTCCCCGGAGACAACTTCCTAACAGGCATCCAGAGccacaacaacaataacaacgGGTAAGTACACGGACAACAAATGCTCATACGGTCATATTTCTACTTCCGACAGTTATTAATTTACCATGTTTTTAGATATCAAATTAAACAGACTGCTCCCAAACCAAGGATCGTCATAAGATTTACACCGTGCATCACTGCTGCTAGAGTTTTAAAATGCCAGATGGGCTTTCTTTGATTAGACATCAGCTTTCTAATGAGATAACataatgacttttttcttttttttttatttgacagagaTCATCGCTGGAGTTTCAGTTACTGCAGAGGAACAACACTAGGTGAATAGTCTCATTGTACTTCATTGCTGCCAGAGATTAAAATAGGAGAAAGattaacactgtttttttttgtttttgttttttttattaatttaatttgactgaacctttttgaatttcttttttcagatgcCCAGACGATCAGTTCACAAATCCTTACTGCAAACAGTCCAATGAAAAGCCTTTTTACTGAAGGAGATGTTGTTGTCCCAAGAACAAGGAATGCAAGAATCTGTTATAACTGCAAATGGCCAAAGTCAAGTGGGCTGGTTCGAGTGCCATACACCGTAAGTGATTCCTTTACCAGCTCCGAGAAGATCAAAATTGACAAGGCAATCAGTGCCTTCCACTTGAGCACCTGCGTTCGCTTCGTTCCTCATATTGGCCAGACCACCTACATCAGCGTCGTGAAAAAGTCTGGATGTTGGTCACTAGTTGGAAAAACTGGAGGCTCTCAACAACTGTCTCTTGGTAATGGATGCGTTCAAAACGGCATCATTCAGCATGAGCTCATTCATGCGCTCGGCTTCTGGCACGAGCAAAGTAGAACTGACAGGGACATTTATGTCAAGATCCACTATGAAAACATCAAGACCGGACAAGAAAGAAACTTCGAACAACTGGAAACAAACAACCTCAATGTACCTTACGACTACACCTCTGTTATGCATTACGGACCAAAGGACTTCTCAAAGAATGGAGGAGACACCATCTCTTCCCTGACACCCACAGAGAAAATAGGCCAGAGGATCGGCATGTCAGAAAATGACATTCTGAAAATCAACAAGCTCTACGGCTGCAGTAAGTATACAAATAAATCGCCTACGGTCAATAGGGAATATGCAGTGTGCAAAACACCTGCTGTCTAACTGTAACTTTGCACGTCTGTAAGACCTTATCTGGTCTCTGAGTGTAACTCACCCTGTGATCCAACTTGTTCTTACAGAGGATTACCTACATAAGAACGGCGAGTGGGACAATGAGCTCGGCGGCGTTTTGAGTCGCCAGTGTCCTTCTGGCCAAGCTGTGTCCGGCATCACCAGGTGGGCAGGACTAATGTATTCAGTCTTTCTGTTAAGGAGCGCTGGGTTTTCCGTAGTTCTGCGGTTGTTTGgcaagagagaaacaaatgCCTTTAAATTAGTATATTTTCATGGATATCATGGACATATTTCCTGTCATGAGTAATTGACTTTGTCTGTcctatgaaaacaaaataatataaacacatattATCAGTGTCTCACAAAAGTAAGTTTTCAAAcatgcttgttttgtttctccccTAGCtcccacaaacacaaagaccaaAATGATCGACTCTGGGGGATTTCGTGCAAGGCTTTCAAGGCTACCAGGACATGCCGCTGGTCAAGTTATGCGAATGAATATTGGGGACCCATGGACTTCAAATGCGCACACAACGAAGTGATCGCAGGGGTCTACAGCGTACACAGCAACATCATGGGGGACAGGAGGTGGGTATCTGTTTTAAGCTAGTTTTTTCTCCCTTTACCACTAAAGAAATCAACACAGTCATAGTTTTAGAAAAAGAAGTGCAAGCTGAGTAAAACAATTCAGTTTCAACACAGCTGAAAGTAACTTTAAACGTTATCTTGTACGATAGCTAATTCAGATTAACACCTcgtttttgttttccaggtgGAAGTTTTACTGCTGCAGTAACTCCGGATCTGCCACGTTCAACTGCAAAGACGAACCGGTGATCAACTACTGGGAGGAATCCTTCAGCTGGCAGGTCGCCAGCAGCAACTTCCTAACGGGAGTGAAGAGCTCTTTTAACAGCCAAACGTAGTAAGTACATTCGTCACAGTTTATCACAGCCATACATCCTCACCCAACCTACGGCAACAACctttttttaccatttattcATAAGAAAGATGACATTACCAGTCTGTAAAGGCCTTTAAAACGGGATTGGTTTCTCATTGACAGTGATCGTCGGTGGAGTTTCACATACTGCCAGAGGAAACTTCAGTGAAGATTCTTTGAATGAGAAGAGACAAGCTTTGCCGATGTGCCACGATGATGAAATTGATGAAATTGAGGCCCTCTGAAGGTGTATTTGAGGGCACCAACTAAGACTCAGACCCACAAAGGACATTGAGAGATTTGTAGGTCATCATGTGACATTTGCTGTATGTACCAGATGTATGATATCATAGGAGGCATGAAGGATATTGTTCATATTGTTTATCAGTTTTCACGAGCACAACTGGCTGGACCATAGTGCTATCAGTTTCCATCTGCCACCTGCAAGTTGTAGTCAGACTCTTTGCACGTTATTATAGCAGCAATGTTGTAACCATCACTCGCAGGGTTATAATATAATGACCTGCATTTATCAAGACCAGAAGTGCTGATGTAAGATCATTAAGAAAATGCCCCTGGCCATCTCCTTCCATAATGACCTGAACAGAAACTCTGGTCTCGGGGCTGCAATCCTGAGGGAAGGCTAAACCCTCAGCGTGGTTATAGCGTGTTGATGCGAAGGCTCCCCGATATCTGCTTTTCTGGGGAGGTGTCCCCCGTTTTCACACCGTGCCTCACGCTGGCGGGGCTGTGGCTGTTTGGCGTAGCTGGCAGGGCAGATGGGTCGGCAGTCGTGTTCTATGTCTTCTCACTCTCCTGGTGTTTTCTTAAGTTTGTAAAGTTCAATACTTGCATCACATTGTTTTGCAATTAATTGCTGATCTAGATTAGATCATTGGGTCATTCTCCGTCAGGTAAAATATGCTTTTGTGATAAAAGATTATACAAATTAATCTGACCTGGCTTGAATACTTTGATGTCTCCAAATTGTGTAggctatgtatgtatgtatttgtgcatATATAACATTCAGTTTTGGATTTATAATGAAATACTCATTACTAATTACTGTATTGCAGTTTATGTGCAGACTGTACATTTCGGGACTtggacaaaacattttatttgctaaactgtgttttactggtCTTTCTTGGAAATAAAGTTAATATGAATTACAATATCTGAGTTTTATGATCAGTCTTCTAGGTGAATAAACACTcattgtactttgtgtttaatgtaaatgtttagtgctatttagcaaatgttagcatgctaatattctaaactaagatggtgaacatggtaaacagtctacctgctaaacatcagcatgttagctcATAGAACCACTGTGCACGTAGCTGCTATCACGGCTGTAATTGACTGAAACACTTACATTCACCATCACATCAAAAAAACGTACACTactgtactactactactgctactactacatAATGTAGAAGACACCGAGGGTGGGAATGATGTGGTCGCTTGTGAATTAAACAGATATCGGTCCCGTTAGCTACTCAGACACATGTCCGACTAGCCAATGGTCCAGTTGAGCCCAGCACCCGAGCGACCAAACACTTAGCCAATCAGGCAGTCGTCACGTACATGAACAAGGAGGGATAAGATAGAGGTATGACTGAACTTCACCTAAGTGATAAATCTCAACTACTGCAGCAGTGATGACGGTATGTCACAGCAAAGAAATATAAATCACAGCACAACAAATGGGATAAAACATCAGAACCCACACGGCTCTCCCGGGAATTTCTAGTGCCCCGAACCTGAGAGCTGAAAATGGAGCCGGGGAAAATGGAGggggggagggaaaaaaagaaacagaaagaaatacatCAAAGAGGGGGTAATGAAGCTTGTCCAATCCTGAAGAGCCACATAAGAAAACAGAGACGCGGTGATTGTGGTGGGTTtgctgagagagagatgggaatgAATTATGGTGAAGCTGAGGGTgatgaagggagagagacaaaagaaacagatgagCAAGGCAGCAGGTGGACGGTATTACTTTGCCATTGTTAAAATgactccctctctgttttcttttgctctattatctccatctctttctccctcctgcCCCTCCCCCCTcgttctctctccatctctctctgtgtgtcctgCCAAGCGAAACCTGGCCCTGAATGGGAACAGAGGTAGCGGTGATCACGCTGGTCTTCTCCAGCAGAGCCTTTTCCTCAGCTCATTAAGCCTACAGCAGAGTTCTACTTACCTACCTGGGATATAGGAGGATttgaggagaaagagggggatgAGGAGGGTGAGTAGAGGAGTTGCAGTGGGGTTTCAGGGAGGGGGAGTTGGGAaaacaaagagataaaacagagcGTGAGCGGATGAGAAAGCTCACACCCAGTAAAAGAGGAGCTCTGTGGTTTGAGTGAGTGTAGTGACTCAATGACGCCCCGATACTGATCCTTTAAACTTGCACATAACAGAGCGTGTTTGTAGCCTCAAACAGCAGCGAGAGGTAATCGATGGCAGTGTACACCTGGGGCAGAACGTGACAGTGAAGACAGTGTGGCACGGGCAGAATCCATTATCTATGGGAGACAAGCGAATGTCTTTATGTGCCAGGGTACATGTCTTTTATTGTGCCAGagtgatttatgtattttgtgtacCGTATCTGTAGCTGTTTTAGGTCCGTGTGTTGTCTGCTTCTAATAATGCAGCACAATGTCTTATTTAGTGGATATTatcctgtcattttcttttctaacaTCAATATCATCTTTCCtctttctatatatatatatatctacacacacatatatatgtatatatatgttcatGTGCACTGCCCTGTTGGAAACATGAGCATCTGTCggctgttttggttttactgcccacaactttactgttctggttcactctaACCTCTGACACGGTGTCGTGTTCAGCTgcggcaggcagctgttttcagcacacaaaaaaaaacaacaactctaaGATTCACTTTTGTCCAACCTCCTCAGTTGAGTACAACCCGGTCCATAAAAAAGcaatggtttgcagacagttatgagacatGAGTCGATGgtaacaaaaaaatgaacaacaatacaagaacagaaacagaaaaagaaaagcgtGGCGACGAGAAAAGGTTGGGCAGAAGCAAAAGGTAAGGACAGGACTAAAAGAGGGAGCGGACTGGGCTTTCAAGCAACACAACGGTTTGGAGAAGGAGATTACTCCTCTGTAATGCTGTGCTCAATGAGGGAGAACCCGAGGAGAATAAATTGAAGTCCTGGAGAAACAAACGTTTTTTCCCTCTGTTCGATTTCTTCCCACACTTAGCATTCCTATTTCAGACCTCCGGCTAAGGCAGCGATTGAAGCAGGACCGTTTGGACGCTTTGGTTGTTGACGGTCAGCGGCTGGCGTGGTGTGTGCAGCCCAGCATCCTTTGTCCCTTACGTCGATACTGACAGTTCTACAGATCAAAATTCATTCCCTAACCCGAACAAAGTACTCATCTTAACCCGAAGCGCGATCCTTGCGTAAACCTAACCGAACCGTAGCCCTAGTGTTGTGGCATAAAAACCAAATGCATTTCCCACAGTGGTCTGTGACAGATCTGAAAGGCAAATACAGatgatgttgtcctgctgaaaggggcatcagatcagaaaatgcctTTATGTCTCATTCTAGAGGGCATGGACAAACTGCCCACAGGAACGTGTCCTTCCCGAATCGATGTCTCGGTTTCTGATAATCCACATACATTGATGCCAAcagtttttactgaaactgCAGTACCTTCCATCGAAGCAACTGTCCCCATGGAACCTGTTAGATTTGTATGAGGCTTAATCTGGGAGGGTTGCACTGTACATCACCAGAGTAAATCTGATGTCTACCACCCTTGACTGAGCTTTGAAGGAATCTGCGAGCTAGAACAACGATCtaatcacagagaaagttaAGTCAAgactcaaaaagaaaatgtgagaaatatGAAGCTATTATCTCTGAGTAACATCACTCTTCCTTTTTCGTTGCTTCTTTGGATTCAGTTTTATCAAAAGGTGGTGCCTGAATATCCCGAAAACCAATTTTTCATGGTTTCTGACATCTGTCTATTTTCAAATGATGTATCCCACACTTTATCAATTATTATATGTGAATGGCTGATCTGAGAAAGGCTGGCTGATCACTAAATCAGCCGGTGTCACTGACGCCTCTATGGGTTCGTGGCAGGGCAGTTTTTAAACACGTGCCTTCCTGCCATCAGATGGTCTATCAGAAACTATACGATCTGCTGCCATTCATCCAAAGCGCTTGAAGAATTTAAAAGCCGGTTCGAACTGGTCGTGTCGGGCCGTTGTCCTCAGCCGGTTGTCTGAGACAACTGCTGCCTCATATCTCCAACGCATGCCAGATTTACCGCCCTTCGGACAGGGTTGGTTCAGACGCAGCCTTGGCGAGGCACGCTGGCTAATATACATGTGACACATGTTGCACACACAGGCGTGTAATcgtgttaaattaaaaaaaatctaataaacaCAACATCATTTAAAGTATCAAACTGACGAGGCCACATTCATACAGGATTTTGAACAACTTAATTTGGAGCATAGGAAACAGattcactctctctgtttcattgtAAGCTGAAAAGCGTTTTGTTTACCACtattttcttccaccactttGTACTAATGCCATAATACACTACATGCACCCATTTGTTCTCATGTTAGCTGTTGGCACCTGTGGCCAGCTGTCTCTTTCCCCAGCTTTTTTCTGTGCAGCACAGAAACCCAAACCTGGCCTGTTTTGCCAAGAAAGACCTGGCTGCTGACTGGCATTCTCAGAGCTCCAAACAGATGATTGGCTCCCACAGGGGGAACCCGTGGTGGGAAAGGaacaagaagaggaaaacagcGGGGACTGATTGATTAGATGCCACAAAAGACAgcgagggagggggagagagagagagagattagtTAGAATTCTCAttggaaaataatgaaaggagaaaagaggggtttagaaagaggagaggaataGAAAGTGCTTGTGGTAATGAAGGGTTTTAGGTCAAAGACTCGCATCCCCATGGAGAACGACAGacggaaaaaagggaaaacaaagaaattaaagtgATAAAGGGAAAGCCTACAGTAATGAAAGGTTCCAGGTTATGTGAATGCTCATATAGTGAGAACGAGCCATTGAAATGAAAGGTCCAAGGTCACTCAGTCTAAAGCTTGCACTTTGCACGGAGATGAGACTAAAGACTCGCCGACAGACAGAGTGATAAAAGTCGATGCAAACAGCACTGCTTCCTTGACCTTGGCTGTGGAATGTGTGTCCCCCTCCTTTGTATTCAGGGTCAGACGCCATACTCCTGAATCCCAGGGGTCTCTGTGAACGAAGCGGGCCGGGGTCAAAGATCAAAACACAACCCAAGGACAATAGATGCTCCCCTGGTTAACTGAGGAATTGGCCCCCACCTCTCCACAGATGTCGCCCCTGGGGACGGACGACAAGGTGTGTCAAAAGAGAGAAGCGGTTACTCTCACTGTGCTTTACTTGTTCTTTTGTAAGGGCGTTTTTTTTCAAGGCTTTTGTCTTCAATTTTCTTTTCCCAGTATCTCTGAGCATGTGTTTGTCGTCTCCCTCTCACCTGCACCCTCCTCTTTCTTATCATTATTTGGAAAGGCTGTTTTGACTCCTTGGGAAGGTTGGGTTCTGGGATTCAGGGAAAAGctctcaaaataaataaatcgacATCGTCACGATAAGCCATaatcaatccaaaaaaaaaacaaaaaaaccccccatcTCTCTACCCATTGTCCTCTGGCTGTCcagctgagagaagagaggagagttGAGTTTAATGAGCAGCGGCGAGTGCTCCGCAGCCTTTTTTGCCACAGTTTGGCCTCTCAGGCTCAATTTCAGGCCGCCCAACCCGCTGGGCAGTGTTGATCGTTGGGTCCGTGTGAACCCTGACGGAAGGTCTGCAGGACACAactcagggctgaaaaaagTACTCCCACCTCCCCTGCACCGCTGgagtaaaacttaaaaataatttcatttgtttgaatcacttttattattttcctaaAAAGACATTAGAATTGAAACATCAATCATAGATAATGAAGTGAAGCCAGATGCTCTTTGTAGTAATAACGGAAATACAACATTATTTATCATAATGTATCAGGTCTCTATCAAGTAAACAAAATTTGATTATAGAGTTAGTGCACCAATCACATTGAATAGCTTTCACTTTTTAGTTGAAGAGCTCCTGGCTTCTTTTggtggatgtttttttattattattattactgcttTGGGaattattaggaacacctgtataACTGCTGATTCAGTccattatccaatcagccaatcacgtAGCAGCAGAGCATAAAATCCCGCAGATCCAGGTCAGGAGCTGCagttaatattcacatcaaaacatcagaatgaggagaaaatatgatctcagtgactttgaccgtggcaggattgttggtgccagacagatggtttgagtgtttctgaaactgctgatctccggGGGTTTTCACACACAACGGTCTCTGGAGTTTTTACCCGgaatggagccaaaaacaaagaacatccGGTGAGCATCAGTTCacgttgatgagagaggtcaggggagaagggccggactggttggagctgacagaggctacggtaactcagatgaCCACCGTTTAGAGCTGTGATGaacagaaaagcttctcagaatgaacaaggtgtccaaccttgaggtggacggaccacaaacagcagaagaccacgtccggctccagtcctgtcagccaagaacagaaacctgaggctgcagtgggccCAGGCTGcaccagaactggacagttgaattcaacagtccaggctggtggtggtgtaacggtgtgg
This genomic interval from Xiphias gladius isolate SHS-SW01 ecotype Sanya breed wild chromosome 21, ASM1685928v1, whole genome shotgun sequence contains the following:
- the LOC120807159 gene encoding uncharacterized protein LOC120807159 is translated as MWTVIVVFVLLTAGNRAQNYDNNLEGILFRLCPDKHAVSQIKSSHTDNDRQWKIECKPLDATLKCSWSGFYKSYEQELSFNCPANHVVAGVFSDYNNAYGDRRWNFYCCTAPKLITFECRETPKVNYWNEDFNWWVPGDNFLTGIQSHNNNNNGDHRWSFSYCRGTTLDAQTISSQILTANSPMKSLFTEGDVVVPRTRNARICYNCKWPKSSGLVRVPYTVSDSFTSSEKIKIDKAISAFHLSTCVRFVPHIGQTTYISVVKKSGCWSLVGKTGGSQQLSLGNGCVQNGIIQHELIHALGFWHEQSRTDRDIYVKIHYENIKTGQERNFEQLETNNLNVPYDYTSVMHYGPKDFSKNGGDTISSLTPTEKIGQRIGMSENDILKINKLYGCKDYLHKNGEWDNELGGVLSRQCPSGQAVSGITSSHKHKDQNDRLWGISCKAFKATRTCRWSSYANEYWGPMDFKCAHNEVIAGVYSVHSNIMGDRRWKFYCCSNSGSATFNCKDEPVINYWEESFSWQVASSNFLTGVKSSFNSQT